Proteins encoded by one window of Dyella humicola:
- the yjgA gene encoding ribosome biogenesis factor YjgA has translation MNRNYTDDPEHDYGPTRTQQRRDALAVLALANQLVELPASKLAKLDLPEDVQREIAQTRRITAHIAHKRQLAFLAKVMRRHDPEVFDGVRAALGVNRERQRQETAAMHRLEAMRDRLIADADAAISELITQHPNVDRQHLRSLARQAKTEQEGNKPPRAYREIFQLLKQLADDEADESDEPDDVGGGDEEAL, from the coding sequence GTGAACCGTAACTACACCGACGATCCCGAGCACGACTACGGCCCCACGCGCACGCAACAGCGCCGCGACGCGCTGGCCGTGCTCGCGCTGGCCAATCAGCTGGTCGAACTGCCGGCGAGCAAGTTGGCCAAGCTGGACCTGCCCGAAGACGTGCAGCGCGAGATCGCGCAGACACGCCGCATTACTGCGCACATCGCGCATAAGCGGCAGCTGGCGTTCCTGGCGAAAGTCATGCGCCGTCACGATCCGGAAGTATTCGACGGCGTGCGTGCCGCGCTCGGCGTGAATCGCGAGCGCCAGCGCCAGGAAACAGCGGCGATGCATCGACTGGAAGCGATGCGCGATCGGCTGATCGCCGACGCCGACGCTGCGATCAGCGAGTTGATAACGCAGCATCCGAACGTCGATCGCCAACACCTACGCTCACTGGCTCGCCAGGCGAAAACCGAGCAGGAAGGCAATAAACCGCCGCGCGCCTACCGCGAAATTTTCCAGCTGCTCAAGCAGCTGGCTGACGACGAAGCGGATGAGTCCGATGAGCCAGATGATGTGGGTGGAGGCGACGAGGAAGCCCTCTAG
- a CDS encoding YeiH family protein — MSEATRVLPGQAGAQGAAAARPARWGVFANEDWWSVWIGLLVIVVAWALFAHGSSLKWLAVAPAKWKTLAEAGQGIASHWPNYLALFAAFALLFGTGLAVLGHSLARFLPAFLTLFVTSLLIFTASAWVEASRYNLEAPLLALALGLLVSNTVKLPEWFQSGLRVEFYIKVGIVLLGATLPLTLLVWAGPVAVGQATIVSLATFFTIFFAGKALGLDKRFAAVLGVGGAVCGVSAAIASGGAVRARREDTSVAITLVVVWAIVMIFVLPLASRALGLSTAVAGAWIGTSEFADAAGVAAAQAYGDAARNAGGAIAGAPDAAVQAFTLMKVVGRDIWIGIWAFTLAWVATTRWNTGDDGVRAKADVREIWARFPKFVLGFVLASALVTWIASHYSLVDYRKIVTPDLVAPISTLRTWAFTFCFLSIGLTTRLRSLSATGWRPLLAFTAGVVVNVIIGYVLSVHVFASYWNGLGG; from the coding sequence ATGAGCGAAGCGACACGTGTTCTGCCGGGTCAGGCCGGTGCCCAAGGCGCCGCCGCTGCACGTCCTGCGCGGTGGGGAGTCTTTGCCAACGAGGACTGGTGGTCGGTGTGGATCGGCCTGCTGGTGATCGTGGTGGCGTGGGCTCTGTTCGCCCATGGCAGCAGCCTCAAATGGCTGGCGGTGGCGCCGGCGAAGTGGAAGACGCTGGCCGAGGCCGGGCAGGGCATTGCTTCCCACTGGCCGAACTATCTCGCGCTGTTCGCTGCGTTCGCCTTGCTGTTCGGTACCGGGCTTGCGGTCCTGGGGCATTCGTTGGCGCGTTTTCTACCCGCTTTCCTCACGCTATTTGTGACGTCGTTGTTGATCTTTACCGCATCCGCATGGGTCGAGGCGTCGCGCTACAACCTCGAGGCGCCGCTACTCGCGCTGGCGCTGGGTCTGCTGGTATCCAACACGGTCAAGCTGCCTGAGTGGTTCCAGTCCGGGCTGCGCGTGGAGTTCTACATCAAGGTGGGCATCGTGCTGCTGGGCGCCACCTTGCCGCTGACTTTGCTGGTGTGGGCGGGTCCGGTGGCGGTGGGACAGGCGACCATCGTCTCGCTGGCCACCTTCTTCACGATCTTCTTCGCCGGCAAGGCACTCGGTCTCGACAAGCGCTTTGCCGCGGTACTCGGCGTCGGTGGCGCGGTGTGCGGCGTTTCAGCGGCGATTGCCAGCGGCGGTGCGGTTCGTGCGCGCAGGGAAGACACCTCGGTGGCCATCACGCTCGTAGTCGTATGGGCGATCGTGATGATTTTCGTGCTGCCGTTGGCGTCACGGGCGTTGGGTTTGTCGACCGCCGTGGCCGGTGCATGGATTGGCACATCCGAGTTCGCGGACGCAGCGGGCGTCGCCGCCGCGCAGGCCTATGGCGATGCGGCGCGCAACGCGGGCGGTGCGATCGCCGGCGCGCCCGATGCCGCCGTGCAGGCGTTCACGCTGATGAAGGTGGTGGGACGTGACATCTGGATCGGCATCTGGGCCTTTACGCTGGCCTGGGTGGCCACCACGCGCTGGAATACCGGTGACGATGGGGTCAGGGCAAAAGCGGATGTGCGCGAGATTTGGGCGCGCTTTCCGAAGTTCGTGCTGGGTTTCGTGCTGGCTTCGGCGCTGGTGACGTGGATCGCCAGTCATTACTCGCTGGTCGATTACCGCAAGATCGTTACGCCAGACCTGGTGGCGCCGATCAGCACGTTGCGTACCTGGGCCTTCACGTTCTGCTTTCTCAGCATCGGCCTCACCACGCGTCTGCGCTCGCTCAGTGCAACGGGATGGAGGCCGCTGCTCGCGTTCACCGCTGGCGTGGTGGTGAACGTGATCATTGGCTACGTGCTGTCCGTGCACGTGTTCGCGTCGTACTGGAACGGGCTGGGCGGGTGA
- the ispA gene encoding (2E,6E)-farnesyl diphosphate synthase — protein sequence MNPNSELGQALKSLIARADEALTRSLPPEDSSPVELHRAMRYAVLGGGKRLRPLLVYAAGHAFGESSSRLDAPACAVELIHAYSLVHDDLPAMDDDALRRGRPTCHIVFGEAMAILAGDALQALAFELLAHDVDQGVSPTRYVEMLRVLGRACGAEGMAGGQALDLAAVGRRLSLDELENMHACKTGALIRASVRLGALASEAPDDALEALDRYAHAVGLAFQVRDDILDVEGESSVIGKTAGKDAAADKPTFPSIIGMDASREHLARLTADALEAIAPLGERGALLEELARYAAARQR from the coding sequence TTGAACCCGAACTCTGAACTCGGCCAGGCTCTCAAGTCGCTGATCGCGCGCGCCGACGAGGCGCTGACTCGCTCGCTGCCGCCGGAAGACAGCTCCCCAGTCGAACTTCACCGCGCCATGCGCTATGCCGTGCTTGGCGGCGGCAAACGGCTGCGTCCCCTACTGGTCTACGCCGCCGGTCATGCGTTCGGGGAAAGCAGCTCGCGGCTGGATGCCCCCGCCTGCGCCGTGGAACTGATCCACGCCTATTCGTTGGTACACGACGACCTGCCGGCCATGGACGACGACGCCTTGCGCCGTGGACGTCCCACCTGCCATATCGTGTTCGGTGAAGCCATGGCGATTCTTGCCGGCGACGCGCTGCAGGCGCTGGCGTTCGAACTGCTGGCGCATGACGTGGACCAGGGTGTGTCGCCCACGCGTTACGTGGAAATGCTGCGCGTGCTCGGGCGCGCCTGCGGTGCCGAAGGGATGGCGGGCGGCCAGGCCCTGGATCTCGCGGCAGTCGGGCGCCGGCTTTCGCTGGACGAGCTGGAAAACATGCACGCCTGCAAGACCGGTGCGCTGATTCGCGCCTCGGTCCGCCTTGGGGCCCTGGCCTCTGAGGCGCCCGACGATGCGCTTGAGGCGCTCGATCGGTATGCGCACGCCGTGGGGCTTGCCTTCCAGGTACGCGACGACATTCTCGACGTGGAAGGCGAGTCGTCCGTGATTGGCAAGACCGCTGGCAAGGATGCCGCCGCCGACAAACCCACCTTTCCCTCGATCATTGGCATGGATGCATCGCGCGAACACCTCGCACGACTGACCGCCGATGCGCTGGAAGCCATTGCGCCCCTGGGAGAACGCGGCGCACTGCTGGAAGAACTCGCCCGCTACGCCGCAGCACGTCAGCGCTGA
- a CDS encoding NYN domain-containing protein gives MAHEHATKLAVLIDADNAQPAIAEALLAEVAKYGTAHVKRAFGDWTSTHLKGWKEQLLKQSIQPIQQFGYTSGKNATDSAMIIDAMDLLYSGRFDGFCIVSSDSDFTRLAARIRESGLIVYGFGERKTPDPFVAACDKFIYTDILVAKPDEEQPLKPRTAAQLKQDTVLVNLLRNALEAASDDDGWAALGGVGSIMTKQRPNFDARTYGYNKLSELIKATTLFDIDRRSTGEGRPKVIYVRNKTKKSPNGE, from the coding sequence ATGGCCCACGAGCATGCCACCAAGCTTGCCGTTCTCATCGACGCCGACAATGCCCAGCCGGCCATTGCCGAAGCGCTGCTGGCCGAGGTCGCCAAGTACGGCACCGCCCACGTCAAGCGCGCCTTTGGCGACTGGACCAGCACGCACCTAAAGGGCTGGAAAGAGCAGCTGTTGAAGCAGTCCATCCAGCCGATCCAGCAATTCGGCTATACCAGCGGCAAGAACGCCACCGACTCGGCGATGATCATCGATGCGATGGACCTGCTGTATTCGGGACGCTTTGACGGCTTCTGCATCGTCTCCAGCGACAGCGACTTCACCCGGCTGGCGGCGCGCATCCGTGAATCGGGCTTGATCGTCTACGGCTTTGGTGAGCGCAAGACACCCGACCCGTTCGTGGCCGCCTGCGACAAGTTCATCTACACCGATATCCTGGTCGCCAAGCCGGACGAGGAACAGCCGCTCAAGCCGCGCACGGCCGCACAACTCAAGCAGGACACGGTCCTGGTCAACCTGCTGCGCAATGCGCTGGAAGCTGCGTCCGACGACGATGGCTGGGCGGCCCTGGGCGGCGTAGGTTCGATCATGACCAAGCAGCGCCCCAATTTCGATGCGCGCACCTACGGCTACAACAAGCTGAGCGAGCTGATCAAGGCGACCACCTTGTTCGACATCGATCGTCGCAGTACCGGCGAGGGACGGCCGAAGGTGATCTACGTGCGCAACAAGACCAAGAAATCGCCGAATGGTGAGTAA
- a CDS encoding sterol desaturase family protein, which yields MSDVSKHKLTQQVIDRTLKAPIEETRELLQRDGELKPGLGKISSVVALSLGFLSLLGVLAFHFPEYLTTPDLRHKYSVDTLRQLLLVALLVAGGMSLANIILGRMRRLSMVAFALVIVATVLGGSRVPVGDFPDHTPYIGLDWFILDLLGSTLVFVVIEKLFPLYKGQSLFRKEWQTDLKHFAVNHFIVGLALLVVNFLLHHLFGWLVRSDFQQFVQHIRFVPQLLLCVLVADLAQYWAHRAYHEVPFLWRFHAVHHSVKTMDWLAGSRQHMFELIATRVCVLAPLYILGFSEAVMNAYIIVVGFQAVFNHANVHLRWGPLKYVIVTPNFHHWHHASDDEAIDRNYAAHYAFLDYLFGTAVKSPKKFPERYGVVGDYMPDGFVRQQLFPFRGSTKPRDPEA from the coding sequence ATGAGCGACGTTTCAAAGCACAAGCTGACCCAACAGGTGATCGACCGTACCCTCAAGGCGCCGATCGAGGAGACCCGCGAACTGCTGCAGCGGGACGGCGAGCTCAAGCCGGGCCTGGGCAAGATCAGCAGCGTCGTCGCGCTCTCGCTCGGCTTCCTCAGCCTGCTCGGCGTGCTTGCCTTCCATTTCCCTGAATATCTGACGACACCGGATCTGCGCCACAAGTATTCGGTCGACACCTTGCGCCAGCTGCTGCTGGTCGCCCTGCTGGTAGCGGGCGGCATGTCTCTCGCCAACATCATCCTGGGTCGCATGCGCCGCTTGAGCATGGTCGCTTTTGCGCTGGTGATCGTGGCCACCGTGCTGGGCGGGTCGCGCGTACCGGTAGGCGACTTTCCCGACCACACGCCTTACATCGGCTTGGACTGGTTCATCCTCGATCTGCTCGGCTCGACCCTGGTGTTCGTGGTGATCGAAAAGCTGTTTCCGCTATACAAGGGCCAGAGTCTTTTCCGTAAGGAATGGCAGACCGACCTAAAGCATTTTGCGGTGAACCATTTCATCGTGGGCCTGGCCTTGCTGGTGGTCAACTTTCTGCTGCATCACCTGTTCGGCTGGCTGGTGCGCAGCGACTTCCAGCAATTCGTGCAGCACATCCGTTTCGTACCGCAGTTGCTGCTATGCGTTCTGGTCGCGGATCTTGCGCAGTACTGGGCGCATCGCGCTTACCACGAGGTGCCGTTCCTGTGGCGTTTCCATGCGGTGCATCACAGCGTCAAGACGATGGACTGGCTGGCCGGGTCACGCCAGCACATGTTCGAGCTGATCGCCACGCGCGTATGCGTACTGGCACCCCTGTACATACTCGGCTTCAGCGAAGCGGTGATGAATGCCTACATCATCGTGGTGGGCTTCCAGGCGGTGTTCAATCACGCCAACGTGCATCTGCGCTGGGGGCCGCTGAAGTACGTCATCGTGACGCCTAACTTCCACCACTGGCATCACGCCTCCGACGACGAGGCCATCGACCGCAACTATGCCGCACACTACGCGTTTCTCGATTACCTGTTCGGTACGGCCGTGAAGTCGCCGAAGAAGTTCCCGGAGCGCTACGGTGTGGTCGGCGACTACATGCCGGATGGCTTCGTCCGGCAGCAACTGTTCCCGTTCCGCGGCAGCACCAAGCCGCGAGATCCTGAGGCGTGA
- a CDS encoding DUF1653 domain-containing protein, protein MSPTAGIYRHYKGQRYRVLGTARHSETMEEVVVYQALYGDYGLWVRPAAMFCETVEMDGEPIARFALEQAEPDPLDRRDATH, encoded by the coding sequence ATGTCACCGACAGCCGGCATCTACCGTCACTACAAGGGCCAGCGTTACCGCGTGCTGGGCACGGCCCGGCACAGCGAGACGATGGAGGAAGTAGTGGTCTACCAAGCACTCTATGGCGATTACGGTCTGTGGGTTCGCCCGGCCGCCATGTTTTGCGAAACCGTGGAAATGGACGGTGAACCGATTGCACGCTTTGCACTGGAACAGGCCGAGCCGGATCCGCTCGACCGCCGCGACGCCACGCACTGA
- the tilS gene encoding tRNA lysidine(34) synthetase TilS yields MVSKLIEILQQALRRQPQGGLCVAYSGGPDSTALLHALAQLPEAHARGLRALHIDHGLHPDSRQWSEHCRQLAKEWGVPCLVLRVEVDHAQGYGLEAAARDARYRAFAMSLTRDEHLLLGHHRDDQAETVLLKLLRGAGPEGLGGMRESRALGQGSLWRPLLDVPRQLLRDYVDAHELPCIHDPSNADSRLSRNFLRHEILPRLSQHWPQAVESIAHSARLSRSATETLARHWRAVQADMLDSVTGSLDAARWLALAPALRHPLLDDWLHARGLPAPTTAQREQIERQCLARDGQLPCVRWAGAELHIWKGRLWALPPQRRVDPHWQASWLGEPLALPDGGSLLLEAPARLEQPLTVRLRQGGEHIRPAGDAHTRELRDLFQQSSMPPWRRAACPLLYAGEELIGVGDRWLTEHGATLFLAAGAAPRWQPAS; encoded by the coding sequence ATGGTGAGTAAGCTGATCGAGATCCTGCAACAGGCGCTGCGCCGGCAACCGCAAGGAGGGTTGTGCGTGGCGTACAGCGGCGGCCCGGATTCCACCGCCCTGCTGCACGCGCTCGCCCAGCTTCCCGAAGCCCATGCGCGCGGCCTGCGCGCCTTGCATATCGACCACGGCCTGCATCCCGACAGTCGACAATGGTCGGAACACTGCCGGCAACTGGCCAAGGAGTGGGGCGTGCCATGTCTGGTGTTGCGCGTAGAGGTCGATCACGCCCAAGGCTATGGGCTGGAAGCCGCGGCGCGCGATGCGCGCTATCGCGCATTCGCCATGTCGTTGACCCGTGACGAGCATCTGCTGCTGGGCCATCATCGCGACGACCAAGCCGAAACCGTGCTGCTCAAACTGCTGCGCGGCGCCGGGCCGGAAGGCCTGGGCGGCATGCGTGAATCACGCGCGCTGGGACAGGGAAGCTTATGGCGCCCCCTGCTCGATGTACCCCGTCAGCTGTTGCGTGACTACGTCGACGCACACGAGCTTCCGTGCATCCACGACCCATCCAATGCCGACAGTCGCCTGTCGCGGAATTTTCTCCGCCACGAGATCCTGCCGCGGCTCAGCCAGCATTGGCCGCAGGCGGTGGAGTCCATCGCGCATAGCGCGCGCCTTAGCCGCTCTGCCACCGAGACCTTGGCGCGACACTGGCGTGCCGTTCAGGCGGACATGCTCGATAGCGTGACCGGCAGCCTGGATGCCGCCCGCTGGCTGGCATTGGCACCGGCCCTGCGCCATCCGCTGCTCGACGACTGGCTGCATGCACGCGGCCTGCCCGCACCAACCACGGCGCAACGCGAGCAGATCGAACGGCAATGCCTCGCTCGCGACGGCCAGCTGCCATGTGTTCGCTGGGCCGGTGCCGAGCTGCATATATGGAAAGGCCGGCTGTGGGCGCTACCGCCGCAGCGGCGTGTCGATCCGCATTGGCAGGCGTCCTGGCTAGGCGAACCCTTGGCCCTGCCCGATGGCGGGAGCCTGCTGCTGGAAGCACCTGCGCGACTTGAGCAGCCGTTGACGGTTCGACTGCGCCAGGGTGGTGAACACATCCGCCCCGCTGGTGACGCCCATACGCGAGAGCTACGCGACCTGTTCCAGCAGAGCAGCATGCCGCCCTGGCGCCGTGCTGCCTGCCCCTTGCTGTATGCCGGGGAGGAGTTGATTGGCGTGGGCGATCGCTGGCTGACAGAGCATGGTGCGACATTGTTTCTTGCTGCAGGCGCGGCCCCGCGCTGGCAGCCCGCCTCCTGA
- the pmbA gene encoding metalloprotease PmbA, whose amino-acid sequence MTELSRTQDRSLEELDRLAQLAEDVIRRARAAGASQAEVAASIDTGLSVNVRLGDVETVEHTRDRGFGLTVYFGQRKGSASTADLNPDSIQATLDQACAIARFTEEDPAAGLADAARMATVFPDLDLWHPWRIDTAGAIALGKDIEDAGRAHAGITNSDGAGVQMGESLAVYANSHGFLGRERGTRHSLSLSLIAGDEEGMQRDYWYDSVRSANDFMSAQALGDKAAQRTLSRMGAQRLSTRQSPVLFAPEVARGLIGHLVSAVSGGALYRRASFLLDHVGKQVMPSWLNIVERPFLMRGQGSGVFDAEGVATRDSSLIENGVLARYVLGSYSARKLGLESTGNAGGIHNLIVEPGQDDGTQLDFAGMLKRLGTGLLVTEVMGQGVSTITGDYSRGAAGFWVENGQIAYPVEEITIAANLRDMYTGVVAVGADVDPRSHLLTGSILLEQMTIAGE is encoded by the coding sequence GTGACCGAACTCAGCCGCACCCAGGACCGCAGCCTCGAAGAACTGGATCGACTGGCCCAACTGGCCGAGGACGTGATCCGCCGCGCCCGGGCCGCTGGCGCCAGCCAGGCCGAAGTGGCTGCCAGCATCGATACGGGACTGAGCGTGAACGTGCGCCTCGGTGACGTGGAGACGGTCGAGCATACGCGGGACCGGGGTTTTGGGCTGACCGTCTATTTCGGCCAGCGCAAGGGCTCGGCCAGCACCGCCGACCTCAATCCGGATTCGATCCAGGCCACCCTGGACCAGGCCTGCGCCATCGCCCGTTTCACCGAGGAAGACCCGGCGGCCGGCCTGGCCGACGCCGCACGCATGGCCACGGTGTTTCCCGACCTGGACCTGTGGCACCCATGGCGCATCGATACCGCCGGGGCCATCGCCCTGGGCAAGGACATAGAGGACGCCGGCCGCGCGCACGCGGGCATCACCAATTCCGACGGTGCTGGCGTGCAGATGGGTGAGAGCCTGGCGGTGTATGCGAACTCGCATGGGTTCCTCGGCCGCGAACGCGGGACGCGGCATTCGCTGTCGCTGTCGCTGATCGCAGGCGATGAGGAAGGCATGCAGCGGGATTACTGGTACGACAGCGTGCGTTCGGCGAACGACTTCATGAGCGCACAGGCCCTCGGCGACAAGGCAGCCCAGCGCACGCTATCGCGCATGGGTGCGCAGCGCCTTTCGACACGCCAGAGTCCGGTGCTGTTTGCACCGGAGGTCGCCCGCGGCCTGATCGGCCATCTGGTCAGTGCAGTCAGCGGCGGTGCGCTGTATCGGCGAGCCAGCTTCCTGCTCGATCACGTCGGCAAGCAGGTGATGCCGTCATGGCTGAATATCGTGGAGCGGCCGTTTTTGATGCGTGGCCAGGGTTCGGGCGTATTCGATGCAGAAGGTGTCGCCACGCGCGACAGTTCGCTGATCGAGAACGGCGTGCTGGCGCGCTATGTATTGGGCAGCTACTCGGCGCGCAAGCTGGGGTTGGAGTCCACCGGTAATGCTGGCGGCATCCACAACCTCATCGTTGAGCCAGGCCAGGACGATGGTACGCAGCTGGACTTCGCCGGCATGCTCAAGCGCCTGGGTACGGGGTTGCTGGTAACCGAGGTGATGGGGCAGGGCGTGTCAACCATTACCGGCGACTACTCGCGTGGTGCCGCCGGGTTCTGGGTCGAGAACGGGCAAATCGCCTATCCCGTGGAAGAAATCACCATCGCCGCCAATCTGCGCGACATGTACACAGGCGTCGTGGCGGTGGGGGCGGACGTCGATCCGCGTTCGCACCTCCTCACCGGGTCCATCCTGCTGGAGCAGATGACCATCGCTGGCGAATAG
- a CDS encoding DUF4870 domain-containing protein: protein MSVPPESVVPPPSNGPQSSPSDTPAAEERTWAMFAHLSALLGCIVTGHWFGWGCFIGPLIIWLVKKDSMPFVNDQGKEALNFNITIAIVGIALFLLTLMTLGLGVVLAIPIGLVVGVAWLVFTIIAAIRANEGVRYRYPFTLRLIK, encoded by the coding sequence ATGAGCGTTCCACCCGAGTCTGTCGTACCGCCGCCGTCGAACGGGCCCCAATCGTCGCCGTCTGACACGCCTGCTGCCGAAGAGCGGACATGGGCGATGTTCGCTCATCTGTCGGCCTTGCTGGGTTGCATCGTGACCGGCCACTGGTTTGGCTGGGGCTGCTTCATTGGTCCGCTGATCATCTGGCTGGTGAAGAAGGACTCCATGCCCTTCGTGAACGATCAGGGCAAGGAAGCGCTGAACTTCAACATCACCATTGCCATCGTCGGCATCGCCTTGTTCCTCTTGACGCTGATGACCCTGGGACTGGGTGTGGTATTGGCGATTCCCATTGGCTTGGTGGTCGGGGTGGCGTGGTTGGTGTTCACCATCATCGCGGCGATCCGCGCCAACGAAGGCGTGCGTTACCGCTATCCGTTTACGTTGCGCCTGATCAAATAG
- the tldD gene encoding metalloprotease TldD yields MDSLIAQVERRLLAPGGLAANDLDRVFSQLMGPSIDAADLYFQHSRSESWVLEEGIVKDGSHSIEQGVGVRAISGEKTGFAYSDEIVLPQLLEASKAARAIAQGGNGAGKPLALNGVRQLYPAIDPVESLPNPEKIALLREVDAYARSRDPRVKQVIVSLAATMDTVLVAASDGTLAADVRPLVRLNVQVIAEQGSRREQGSAGGGGRYGYRELIDNGRALAFADEAVRQALVNLDAVDAPAGSMPVVLGPGWPGVLLHEAIGHGLEGDFNRKGSSAFAGRIGQRVAAPGVTVVDDGTLAGRRGSLSVDDEGTPTECTTLIEDGILKGYMQDKLNARLMGVATTGNGRRESFAQLPMPRMTNTYMLAGQHDPQEIIRSVKRGIYAVNFGGGQVDITNGKFVFSASEAYLIEDGKVTRPVKGATLIGSGPDVLTRVSMIGNDLALDEGVGVCGKDGQSVPVGVGQPTLKVDAMTVGGTAS; encoded by the coding sequence ATGGATTCCCTGATCGCGCAGGTTGAACGTCGTTTGCTGGCACCCGGTGGCCTCGCCGCCAACGACCTTGATCGCGTGTTCAGCCAGTTGATGGGGCCGTCCATCGACGCCGCCGACCTGTATTTCCAGCATTCGCGCAGCGAGTCCTGGGTCCTGGAGGAGGGCATCGTCAAGGACGGTAGCCATTCGATCGAGCAGGGCGTGGGCGTACGCGCCATCAGCGGTGAAAAGACCGGCTTCGCGTATTCCGATGAGATCGTGCTGCCGCAGCTGCTGGAAGCCTCCAAGGCAGCGCGAGCGATCGCCCAGGGTGGTAACGGCGCCGGCAAGCCGCTGGCGCTGAACGGGGTCCGGCAGCTTTATCCGGCGATCGATCCGGTCGAAAGCCTGCCCAACCCGGAAAAGATCGCCCTGCTGCGCGAAGTGGACGCGTATGCGCGTTCGCGCGATCCGCGCGTGAAGCAGGTGATCGTCAGCCTGGCCGCGACCATGGATACGGTGCTGGTGGCCGCCTCCGACGGCACGCTGGCCGCCGACGTGCGCCCGCTGGTGCGTCTGAATGTGCAGGTGATCGCCGAACAGGGCAGCCGTCGCGAGCAGGGCAGTGCCGGTGGTGGTGGCCGCTATGGCTACCGTGAGCTGATCGACAACGGTCGCGCGCTGGCCTTTGCCGATGAAGCCGTGCGCCAGGCCCTGGTGAACCTGGATGCGGTCGACGCGCCCGCCGGCAGCATGCCGGTGGTGCTCGGCCCTGGTTGGCCGGGTGTGCTGTTGCACGAGGCCATCGGCCATGGCCTGGAAGGCGATTTCAATCGCAAGGGCAGCTCGGCGTTTGCCGGTCGCATCGGCCAGCGCGTGGCCGCCCCGGGCGTCACCGTCGTCGACGATGGCACCCTCGCGGGTCGCCGTGGCTCGCTCAGCGTGGACGACGAGGGCACGCCTACCGAATGCACTACGCTCATCGAGGACGGCATCCTCAAGGGCTATATGCAGGACAAGCTCAACGCACGCCTGATGGGCGTGGCAACCACCGGCAACGGTCGTCGCGAATCATTCGCGCAGCTGCCGATGCCGCGCATGACCAATACCTACATGCTCGCCGGCCAGCACGATCCGCAGGAGATCATCCGCTCGGTGAAGCGAGGCATCTATGCGGTCAACTTCGGTGGCGGCCAGGTGGATATCACCAACGGCAAGTTCGTGTTCTCGGCCAGTGAGGCCTACCTGATCGAAGACGGCAAGGTAACGCGCCCGGTCAAGGGCGCTACCCTGATCGGCTCCGGCCCGGATGTGCTCACCCGTGTATCGATGATCGGCAACGATCTGGCGCTGGACGAAGGCGTCGGCGTCTGCGGCAAGGATGGCCAGAGCGTGCCGGTCGGCGTGGGCCAGCCCACGCTCAAGGTCGATGCGATGACGGTGGGTGGTACGGCGTCCTGA
- a CDS encoding exodeoxyribonuclease VII small subunit, translating to MAKSASAPAAPAPAADFEHSLDELEQLVARMEGGDLSLDESLSSFERGIGLYRHCQQALETAEMRVRLLLDPDAPNTAEPFEPEL from the coding sequence ATGGCCAAGTCCGCTTCCGCTCCCGCCGCTCCGGCTCCCGCCGCTGACTTCGAACATTCGCTAGACGAGCTCGAACAGCTGGTTGCGCGTATGGAAGGCGGTGACCTTAGCCTGGACGAGTCCCTTTCCTCGTTCGAACGTGGCATCGGCCTCTATCGCCATTGCCAGCAGGCGCTGGAAACGGCCGAAATGCGCGTGCGCCTGCTGCTTGATCCCGATGCTCCCAACACCGCCGAACCGTTTGAACCCGAACTCTGA